One Pseudomonas entomophila genomic window carries:
- the pepN gene encoding aminopeptidase N: MRTEQPQVIYLKDYQAPEYLIDETHLTFELFEDHTLVHAQLVMRRNPERGAGLPPLVLDGQQLELLRASLDDVELNTGDYQLDADSLTVQPKTEQFTLDTSVKIHPESNTALEGLYKSGKMFCTQCEAEGFRKITYYLDRPDVMSAFTTTVIAEQHRYPVLLSNGNPVGDGPAEDGRHWATWEDPFKKPAYLFALVAGDLWCVEDTFTRQSGRDVALRIYVEPENLDKCDHAMVSLKKSMRWDEEVYGREYDLDIFMIVAVNDFNMGAMENKGLNIFNSSCVLARAETATDAAHQRVEGVVAHEYFHNWSGNRVTCRDWFQLSLKEGFTVYRDAEFSADMNSRTVKRIEDVAYLRTHQFAEDAGPMAHPVRPDSFIEISNFYTLTVYEKGAEVVGMVHTLLGAEGFRKGSDLYFERHDGQAVTTDDFIKAMEDANGVDLTQFKRWYSQAGTPRLEVSEQFDAAAQTYSLTFRQSCPATPDKVEKLPFVIPVALGLLDAQGNDLPLRLVGEAQAVGTSRVLSVTEAEQTFTFEGITAKPLPSLLRGFSAPVKLSFPYDRDQLMFLMQHDSDGFNRWEAGQQLSVQVLQELIGQHQRGEALKLDQRLITALGTVLGNEALDSAMVAEMLSLPGEAYLTEISQVADVDAIHAAREFARQQIAEQLFDALWLRYQANREVSRKTPYVASAEHFARRSLQNIALSYLMLGGKPQVLEATLEQFEQCDNMTERLTALAVLVNSPFEAERGKALEAFAEHFKDNPLVMDQWFSVQAASTLPGGLARVKALMQHPAFTLKNPNKVRALVGAFAGQNLVNFHAADGSGYRFLADLVIELNALNPQIASRQLAPLTRWRKYDDKRQALMKGELERILASGALSSDVYEVVSKSLA, from the coding sequence ATGCGCACTGAACAACCGCAAGTGATCTACCTCAAGGACTATCAGGCCCCCGAGTACCTGATCGACGAGACCCACCTGACCTTCGAACTGTTCGAGGACCACACGCTGGTGCACGCGCAGCTGGTCATGCGCCGCAACCCCGAGCGCGGCGCCGGCCTGCCGCCGCTGGTGCTCGATGGCCAGCAACTGGAACTGCTGCGGGCGTCGCTGGATGATGTCGAGCTGAACACCGGCGACTACCAGCTCGATGCCGACAGCCTGACCGTGCAGCCGAAAACCGAGCAATTCACCCTCGATACCAGCGTGAAGATCCACCCGGAAAGCAACACCGCGCTGGAAGGCCTGTACAAGTCCGGCAAGATGTTCTGCACCCAGTGCGAGGCCGAGGGCTTCCGCAAGATCACCTACTACCTCGACCGTCCGGACGTGATGAGCGCCTTCACCACCACGGTGATCGCCGAGCAGCATCGCTACCCGGTGCTGTTGTCCAACGGCAACCCGGTCGGTGACGGCCCGGCTGAAGACGGCCGCCACTGGGCGACCTGGGAAGACCCGTTCAAGAAGCCGGCCTACCTGTTCGCCCTGGTGGCGGGTGACCTATGGTGCGTCGAGGACACGTTTACCCGTCAGTCTGGCCGTGATGTGGCGCTGCGCATCTATGTCGAGCCGGAAAACCTCGACAAGTGCGACCACGCCATGGTCAGCCTGAAGAAGTCCATGCGCTGGGACGAGGAAGTCTATGGTCGCGAGTACGACCTGGACATCTTCATGATCGTCGCGGTCAACGACTTCAACATGGGCGCCATGGAAAACAAGGGCCTGAACATCTTCAACTCCAGTTGCGTGCTGGCCCGCGCCGAGACCGCCACCGACGCCGCCCACCAGCGGGTCGAGGGCGTGGTCGCCCACGAGTACTTCCACAACTGGTCGGGCAACCGCGTGACCTGCCGCGACTGGTTCCAGCTGTCGCTCAAGGAAGGCTTCACGGTGTACCGCGACGCCGAGTTCAGCGCCGACATGAACTCGCGCACGGTCAAGCGCATCGAGGACGTTGCCTACCTGCGCACCCACCAGTTCGCCGAGGATGCCGGCCCCATGGCCCACCCGGTGCGCCCGGACAGCTTCATCGAGATCTCCAACTTCTACACCCTGACCGTGTACGAGAAGGGCGCGGAAGTGGTGGGCATGGTCCACACCCTGCTGGGCGCCGAAGGCTTCCGCAAGGGCAGCGACCTGTACTTCGAGCGTCACGATGGCCAGGCGGTGACCACCGACGACTTCATCAAGGCCATGGAAGACGCCAATGGCGTCGACCTCACCCAGTTCAAGCGCTGGTACAGCCAGGCTGGCACGCCACGCCTGGAAGTCAGCGAACAGTTTGACGCCGCCGCGCAGACCTACAGCCTGACCTTCCGCCAGAGCTGCCCAGCGACCCCGGACAAGGTCGAGAAGTTGCCGTTCGTGATCCCGGTGGCCCTGGGCCTGCTGGACGCTCAAGGCAACGACCTGCCCCTGCGCCTGGTCGGTGAAGCGCAGGCCGTCGGCACCTCGCGCGTGCTGTCGGTGACCGAGGCCGAGCAGACCTTCACCTTCGAAGGCATCACTGCCAAGCCGCTGCCATCGCTGCTGCGTGGCTTCAGTGCGCCGGTCAAGCTGAGCTTCCCGTACGACCGCGACCAGTTGATGTTCCTGATGCAGCACGACAGCGACGGCTTCAACCGCTGGGAAGCGGGGCAGCAGCTGTCGGTGCAGGTACTGCAGGAACTGATCGGCCAGCACCAGCGTGGTGAAGCGCTCAAGCTCGACCAGCGCCTGATCACTGCCCTGGGCACCGTGCTGGGCAACGAAGCGCTGGATTCAGCCATGGTCGCCGAGATGCTCTCGCTGCCGGGCGAGGCGTATCTGACCGAGATCAGCCAGGTGGCCGATGTCGATGCGATCCACGCCGCCCGCGAATTCGCCCGCCAGCAGATCGCCGAGCAGCTGTTCGATGCCCTGTGGCTGCGCTACCAGGCCAACCGCGAGGTCTCGCGCAAGACCCCGTATGTGGCTTCGGCCGAGCACTTCGCCCGCCGCAGCCTGCAGAACATCGCCCTGTCGTACCTGATGCTGGGTGGCAAGCCGCAGGTGCTGGAAGCGACCCTGGAGCAGTTCGAGCAGTGCGACAACATGACCGAGCGCCTGACCGCGCTGGCGGTGCTGGTCAATTCGCCGTTCGAAGCCGAGCGGGGCAAGGCGTTGGAAGCGTTCGCCGAGCACTTCAAGGATAACCCGCTGGTCATGGACCAATGGTTCAGCGTGCAGGCGGCCAGCACGCTGCCGGGCGGGCTGGCGCGGGTCAAGGCGCTGATGCAGCACCCGGCCTTCACCTTGAAGAACCCGAACAAGGTGCGGGCGCTGGTCGGCGCCTTCGCCGGGCAGAACCTGGTCAACTTCCACGCCGCCGATGGTTCGGGGTACCGCTTCCTGGCGGACCTGGTGATCGAGCTCAATGCGCTGAACCCGCAGATCGCCTCGCGTCAACTGGCGCCGCTGACCCGCTGGCGCAAGTACGACGACAAGCGCCAGGCATTGATGAAGGGCGAGCTGGAGCGGATTCTCGCGTCCGGGGCGCTGTCCAGCGATGTGTATGAGGTGGTGAGCAAGAGCCTGGCGTAA
- a CDS encoding WD40/YVTN/BNR-like repeat-containing protein, whose protein sequence is MRERTTVRHTLAASAMLALALGIGAGNALAAVAAEQYSTESPKASQSLLIGATHAGKRLVVVGDRGHILFSDDQGKTWTQARVPTRQLLTAVFFLDDKRGWAVGHDAQILASSDGGATWSKQFEDLSREAPLLDVRFLDPQHGFAVGAYGALLETLDGGQHWQDVAERLDNPDQLHLNAITTVKDAGLFIVGEQGSMFRSSDNGQVWSRVEGPYQGSLFGVIGTAQPNTLLAYGLRGNLFRSTDFGDTWQPIELQAERGPLEFGLASATLLDDGSLVLVGNGGSVLRSHDGGQTFSVRNRADRIALAGVSGLAGGGLLLVGQGGVHLASADGTGEVRP, encoded by the coding sequence ATGAGAGAGCGGACAACGGTTCGCCACACGCTGGCAGCCAGCGCGATGCTGGCATTGGCGCTGGGGATCGGGGCAGGCAACGCCCTGGCGGCGGTGGCCGCCGAGCAATACTCGACCGAATCGCCCAAGGCCAGCCAGAGCCTGCTGATCGGCGCCACCCATGCAGGCAAGCGTCTGGTGGTGGTCGGTGACCGCGGCCATATCCTGTTCTCCGACGACCAGGGCAAGACCTGGACGCAAGCCCGGGTGCCCACCCGGCAACTGCTTACCGCGGTGTTCTTCCTCGACGACAAGCGCGGCTGGGCCGTCGGCCATGATGCGCAAATTCTTGCCAGCAGCGATGGCGGCGCGACCTGGAGCAAACAGTTCGAAGACCTCTCCCGCGAAGCCCCCTTGCTCGACGTGCGCTTCCTCGACCCGCAGCACGGCTTCGCCGTCGGCGCCTATGGCGCCCTGCTCGAAACCCTCGACGGTGGCCAGCACTGGCAGGACGTCGCCGAACGCCTGGACAACCCCGACCAACTGCACCTCAACGCCATCACCACAGTGAAGGACGCCGGCCTGTTCATCGTGGGTGAGCAGGGCAGCATGTTCCGCTCCAGCGACAACGGTCAGGTCTGGTCGAGGGTCGAAGGCCCCTACCAGGGCTCGCTGTTTGGTGTGATCGGCACCGCACAACCCAACACGCTCCTGGCCTACGGCCTGCGTGGCAACCTGTTCCGTTCGACCGATTTCGGCGACACCTGGCAACCGATCGAACTGCAGGCCGAACGCGGCCCGCTCGAATTCGGCCTGGCAAGCGCTACGCTTCTCGATGACGGCAGCCTGGTGCTGGTCGGCAATGGCGGCAGCGTGCTGCGCAGCCATGACGGCGGGCAAACGTTCAGTGTACGCAACCGCGCCGACCGCATCGCCCTGGCCGGGGTCAGCGGCCTGGCCGGCGGTGGCCTGCTGCTGGTCGGGCAGGGCGGCGTGCACCTGGCTTCGGCCGATGGCACCGGGGAGGTGCGTCCATGA
- a CDS encoding efflux RND transporter permease subunit encodes MTSRESFDMHQQHHKDKATLLERLIFNNRPVVIALCVLVSIFLFWQATQIRPSTSFEKMIPLQHPFIEQMLEHRNDLANLGNTVRVSVEAVNGDIFDKNYMETLRQIHDEVFYIPGVDRAALKSLWSPSVRWSEVTEEGFSGGEVIPNTYNGSQDSLDTLRDNVLKSGQVGRLVANNFKSSIVDIPLLESFPDPQDPGRQVKLDYQQFSHQLEEKIRDKFQAQNPNVKIHIVGFAKKVGDLIDGLVMVAMFFGVALVITWALLYWFTWCIRSTIAVLITTLVAVVWQLGLMHAVGFGLDPYSMLVPFLIFAIGISHGVQKINGIALQSSDADNALTAARRTFRQLFLPGMIAILADAVGFITLLIIDIGVIRELAIGASIGVAVIVFTNLILLPVAISYVGISQKAIARSKKDATREHPFWRLLANFASPKVAPVSVLLALLAFAGGLWYSQNLKIGDLDQGAPELRPDSRYNQDNSFIINNYSTSSDVLVIMVKTPAEQCSIHSTLAPIDELMWTMDNTPGVQSTISLVTVSKQVIKGMNEGSLKWETLSRNPDILNNSIARADGLYNADCSLAPVLVFLNDHKAETLERVTAAAKTFADSHNKEGLQFLLAAGNAGIEAATNEVIKSAELTILILVYLCVAVMCMITFRSFAATLCIVLPLVLTSVLGNALMAFMGIGVKVATLPVVALGVGIGVDYGIYIYSRLESFLRAGLPLQEAYYETLRSTGKAVLFTGLCLAIGVCTWIFSAIKFQADMGLMLTFMLLWNMFGALWLLPALARFLIKPGKLAGKEGGSIFAH; translated from the coding sequence ATGACTAGCCGGGAGAGCTTCGACATGCATCAGCAGCACCACAAGGACAAGGCCACGCTGCTCGAGCGGCTGATCTTCAACAACCGCCCCGTGGTCATCGCCCTCTGTGTACTGGTGAGCATCTTCCTGTTCTGGCAGGCCACGCAGATCCGCCCTTCCACCAGCTTCGAGAAGATGATTCCGCTGCAGCACCCGTTCATCGAACAGATGCTCGAGCACCGCAACGACCTGGCCAACCTCGGCAATACCGTGCGGGTGTCGGTGGAGGCGGTCAACGGCGACATCTTCGACAAGAACTACATGGAGACGCTGCGCCAGATCCACGACGAGGTGTTCTACATTCCCGGCGTCGACCGTGCCGCCCTCAAATCGTTGTGGAGCCCCAGCGTGCGCTGGAGCGAGGTCACCGAAGAGGGCTTCTCCGGCGGCGAGGTCATCCCCAACACCTACAACGGCTCGCAGGACAGCCTCGACACACTGCGCGACAACGTGCTCAAGTCGGGCCAGGTCGGGCGCCTGGTGGCCAACAACTTCAAGTCGAGCATCGTCGACATCCCGCTGCTGGAAAGCTTCCCCGACCCGCAAGACCCGGGCAGGCAGGTCAAGCTCGATTACCAGCAGTTCTCCCATCAGCTGGAAGAGAAGATCCGCGACAAGTTCCAGGCGCAGAACCCGAACGTGAAGATCCACATCGTCGGCTTCGCGAAAAAGGTCGGCGACCTGATCGACGGCCTGGTGATGGTGGCGATGTTCTTCGGCGTCGCCCTGGTGATCACCTGGGCGCTGCTGTACTGGTTCACCTGGTGCATCCGCAGCACCATCGCCGTGCTCATCACCACCCTGGTGGCGGTGGTCTGGCAGCTGGGGCTGATGCATGCGGTGGGCTTCGGGCTCGACCCGTACTCGATGCTGGTGCCGTTCCTGATCTTTGCCATCGGCATCTCCCACGGGGTGCAGAAGATCAACGGCATCGCCTTGCAATCGAGTGACGCCGACAACGCCCTGACCGCCGCGCGGCGCACCTTCCGCCAGCTGTTCCTGCCGGGGATGATCGCCATCCTCGCCGACGCCGTCGGCTTCATCACCCTGCTGATCATCGACATCGGGGTGATCCGCGAGCTGGCCATCGGCGCCTCGATCGGCGTGGCGGTGATCGTCTTCACCAACCTCATTCTGCTGCCGGTGGCGATCAGCTATGTCGGCATCAGCCAGAAGGCCATCGCCCGCAGCAAGAAGGACGCCACCCGTGAGCATCCGTTCTGGCGCCTGCTGGCCAATTTTGCCAGCCCCAAGGTGGCGCCGGTATCGGTGCTGCTGGCCCTGCTGGCCTTCGCCGGTGGTCTCTGGTACAGCCAGAACCTGAAGATCGGCGACCTCGACCAGGGCGCGCCGGAGCTGCGCCCGGACTCGCGCTACAACCAGGACAACAGCTTCATCATCAACAACTATTCCACCAGTTCCGACGTGCTGGTGATCATGGTCAAGACCCCGGCCGAGCAGTGCTCGATCCACTCGACCCTGGCACCGATCGACGAGTTGATGTGGACCATGGACAACACCCCCGGGGTGCAGTCGACCATCTCCCTGGTGACCGTGTCGAAGCAGGTCATCAAGGGCATGAACGAGGGCAGCCTGAAATGGGAGACGCTGTCGCGCAACCCGGACATCCTCAACAACTCCATCGCCCGTGCCGACGGCCTGTACAACGCCGACTGCTCGCTGGCGCCGGTGCTGGTGTTCCTCAACGACCACAAGGCCGAAACGCTGGAGCGGGTCACCGCGGCCGCCAAGACCTTTGCCGACAGCCACAACAAGGAAGGGTTGCAGTTCCTCCTGGCGGCGGGTAACGCCGGCATCGAGGCCGCCACCAACGAGGTGATCAAGTCGGCCGAGCTGACCATCCTCATCCTCGTCTACCTCTGCGTGGCGGTGATGTGCATGATCACCTTCCGCTCCTTCGCCGCGACCTTGTGCATCGTCCTGCCGCTGGTGCTGACCTCGGTGCTGGGCAACGCGCTGATGGCGTTCATGGGCATCGGCGTCAAGGTCGCCACCTTGCCGGTGGTGGCGCTGGGCGTGGGCATCGGCGTGGACTACGGCATCTACATCTACAGCCGCCTGGAGAGCTTCCTGCGCGCCGGCCTGCCGTTGCAGGAGGCCTACTACGAGACCCTGCGCTCCACCGGCAAGGCGGTACTGTTCACCGGCCTGTGCCTGGCCATCGGCGTGTGCACCTGGATCTTCTCGGCCATCAAGTTCCAGGCCGACATGGGCCTGATGCTGACCTTCATGCTGCTGTGGAACATGTTCGGCGCCCTGTGGCTGCTGCCGGCGCTGGCGCGGTTCCTGATCAAGCCGGGCAAGCTGGCGGGCAAGGAGGGCGGTTCGATCTTCGCCCATTGA
- a CDS encoding DUF5629 family protein: MTTLATALESCDMLLIDGLHAFDFTFDETGLTIECMDGRQLRRWAFTPDQVGAATAAGDDWTLSSVDGEHRLVCMSAFRAPDEEDDEQEMDTPADR, encoded by the coding sequence ATGACCACCCTCGCCACTGCCCTCGAATCCTGCGACATGCTCCTGATCGACGGCCTGCACGCCTTCGACTTCACCTTCGACGAAACCGGCCTGACCATCGAATGCATGGACGGCCGCCAGTTGCGCCGCTGGGCCTTCACCCCCGACCAGGTCGGCGCCGCCACCGCTGCGGGCGACGACTGGACCCTGAGCAGTGTCGACGGCGAGCATCGTCTAGTCTGTATGAGTGCCTTCCGCGCCCCGGATGAAGAAGACGATGAACAGGAAATGGACACGCCTGCTGACCGCTAG
- a CDS encoding lactonase family protein, which yields MNRKWTRLLTASLMTLTIDAHAATLLVGSYTDGGSQGIYRYDFDERAGQIAAQPQQVVKSVSPSWLVLSADQRLLFAVNETPQGHVSSFSLSKKGEIKPLNQVPSQGDEPTHASLSHDQRYLFVANYAVAPDPGGSLVVIPVARDGKLKPVVQQARHTPSKVNPERQAGAHVHSLVQSPDGRHLYACDLGADKVFIYRYDGASPEHPLSPAIPDSVSLPPGSGPRHLLFDAKGRHAYLTLEMSAEVVVFDVQDGALVERQRLPLTDSKDVAARAAGGLHLAADGRFLYVSNRGTTNEIVVFAVGKDDGRLTLLQRRSVEGDHPREFAIDPDGNYLLVANQKSNQIVVMRRDPRNGKLGDTVQKLPQQAPSDLKFL from the coding sequence ATGAACAGGAAATGGACACGCCTGCTGACCGCTAGCCTGATGACCCTGACGATCGACGCCCATGCAGCGACTTTGCTGGTGGGCAGCTATACCGATGGCGGCAGCCAGGGCATCTATCGCTACGATTTCGATGAGCGCGCTGGCCAGATCGCCGCTCAGCCGCAGCAAGTGGTCAAGAGTGTCAGCCCCTCATGGCTGGTGCTGTCCGCCGACCAGCGCCTGCTGTTCGCGGTCAACGAAACGCCGCAGGGCCATGTCAGCAGCTTCTCGTTGAGCAAGAAGGGCGAGATCAAGCCGCTGAACCAGGTGCCCAGCCAGGGCGATGAACCGACCCACGCCAGCCTCAGTCACGACCAGCGCTACCTGTTCGTCGCCAATTACGCCGTCGCCCCTGACCCGGGCGGCAGTCTGGTGGTGATCCCGGTGGCCAGGGACGGCAAGCTCAAGCCGGTGGTGCAGCAGGCGCGGCACACCCCGAGCAAGGTCAACCCCGAGCGTCAGGCCGGTGCCCATGTGCATTCGCTCGTGCAGTCACCCGATGGCCGCCATCTGTACGCCTGCGACCTGGGCGCGGACAAGGTATTCATCTACCGCTATGACGGCGCCAGCCCCGAGCATCCGCTGAGCCCGGCGATCCCGGACTCGGTCAGCCTGCCACCCGGCAGCGGGCCTCGGCACCTGCTGTTCGACGCCAAGGGACGGCATGCTTATCTGACCCTGGAAATGAGCGCCGAAGTGGTGGTGTTCGATGTACAGGACGGTGCCCTGGTCGAACGCCAGCGCCTGCCGCTGACCGACAGCAAGGATGTTGCGGCCAGGGCCGCTGGCGGCTTGCACCTGGCGGCCGATGGCCGTTTTCTCTATGTGAGCAATCGCGGTACTACCAACGAGATCGTGGTATTTGCCGTGGGCAAGGACGATGGCCGGCTCACTCTGTTGCAGCGCCGTTCGGTGGAGGGTGACCACCCTCGGGAGTTTGCAATTGATCCGGACGGCAACTACCTGCTGGTGGCGAACCAGAAGAGCAACCAGATCGTGGTCATGCGTCGCGATCCGCGTAACGGCAAGTTGGGGGATACGGTGCAGAAGCTACCCCAGCAGGCACCCTCGGACCTCAAGTTCCTGTAG
- a CDS encoding glutathione S-transferase, whose protein sequence is MILYSFRRCPWAMRARLALRYAGCDVQVREVKMKEKPPELLALSPKGTVPVLDTGDGVLEESLDIMRWALGRHDPEDWCLQADSAAARLADTLIARNDSTFKAQVNLYKYAERYPEHTREHYRRQAEPWLAELEGMLDGRRYLLADHPSLADAALLPLMRQFAGVEPEWFAEAAYPRLRSWLQGWLASDLFKAVMAK, encoded by the coding sequence GTGATCCTCTACTCGTTCCGCCGCTGCCCCTGGGCCATGCGCGCGCGCCTGGCCCTGCGTTATGCCGGGTGCGACGTGCAGGTCCGGGAAGTGAAGATGAAAGAGAAGCCGCCCGAGTTGTTGGCCCTGTCGCCCAAGGGCACGGTGCCAGTGCTCGACACCGGGGATGGCGTGCTGGAGGAAAGCCTGGACATCATGCGCTGGGCACTCGGCCGGCATGATCCGGAGGATTGGTGCCTGCAGGCCGACTCGGCGGCGGCGCGGCTGGCCGACACGCTGATCGCCCGCAACGACAGCACGTTCAAGGCGCAGGTGAACCTGTACAAGTATGCCGAGCGTTACCCCGAGCACACGCGAGAGCATTACCGGCGGCAGGCCGAACCGTGGCTGGCGGAGCTCGAGGGGATGCTCGATGGCCGCCGGTACCTGCTCGCCGACCACCCGAGCCTGGCCGATGCCGCCCTGTTGCCCTTGATGCGCCAGTTTGCCGGGGTCGAACCCGAGTGGTTCGCCGAGGCGGCTTATCCGCGGCTGCGGAGCTGGTTGCAGGGCTGGTTGGCGTCGGACCTGTTCAAGGCCGTGATGGCCAAGTGA